A genome region from Cerasicoccus sp. TK19100 includes the following:
- the cysE gene encoding serine O-acetyltransferase, giving the protein MQADEIWQELKREAENVARREPALSGLMNEVILQRHSLQEALSVRLSRKLAYHATPEGYLKEIFMEAFDQDPNLSKRVINDIQAVNERDPACPNALYPVLYFKGFQALTCYRIAHHLLIHEREDLAFYLQSLISEVFAVDIHPAAKIGSGILLDHATSFVAGETAVIEDDVSILHEVTLGGTGKEKGDRHPKVRHGVLIGAGAKLLGNIEIGQCAKIGAGSVVLTDIPAHSTAVGVPARVIGVASEDEPCRAMEHRFSNSES; this is encoded by the coding sequence ATGCAGGCAGATGAGATTTGGCAGGAATTGAAACGTGAGGCGGAAAACGTGGCTCGGCGTGAGCCCGCGCTGTCCGGTCTCATGAACGAAGTCATCCTGCAACGTCACAGCCTGCAAGAGGCCCTCAGTGTGCGCCTGTCGCGCAAGCTGGCCTACCACGCCACGCCCGAGGGCTACCTGAAAGAGATATTCATGGAGGCCTTCGACCAGGACCCCAACCTCTCCAAGCGCGTCATTAACGACATCCAGGCCGTCAACGAGCGCGACCCGGCCTGCCCCAATGCGCTCTATCCGGTGCTGTATTTTAAGGGATTTCAGGCGCTGACCTGCTATCGCATCGCGCATCACTTGCTCATACATGAGCGAGAGGACCTCGCCTTCTATCTGCAAAGCCTTATCAGTGAAGTTTTTGCGGTAGATATCCACCCGGCCGCTAAGATCGGCTCTGGCATTCTCCTCGACCACGCTACGAGCTTTGTGGCGGGCGAAACCGCCGTGATCGAAGACGACGTCTCCATCCTGCACGAAGTCACTCTCGGCGGGACCGGTAAGGAAAAGGGCGACCGCCACCCGAAAGTGCGCCATGGCGTGCTCATCGGCGCGGGTGCTAAATTACTGGGCAACATCGAGATCGGCCAATGCGCCAAGATCGGTGCCGGCTCGGTCGTGCTGACCGATATACCCGCGCATAGCACCGCCGTTGGCGTGCCCGCGCGCGTAATTGGTGTCGCCAGCGAAGACGAGCCCTGCCGCGCCATGGAGCACCGCTTCAGCAACTCGGAGTCTTAG
- a CDS encoding thioredoxin family protein, with the protein MKTIRNLLLAASIFSLALTASAKVDVGQTAPDFTLPAADGKEYSLDQYKGKWVVLEWTNYGCPFVKKFYDQSGKMPELQKEWTGKDVVWLSICSSAPDKQGHMDVADAQATNDEKGWSGTAYLVDETGKVGKEYGATNTPQMYVINPDGKIVYMGAIDSKRSANPDDIAKSDNYVDLALTAAMEGKNITTPKSKPYGCGVKY; encoded by the coding sequence ATGAAAACCATTAGAAATCTTCTTCTCGCCGCATCAATTTTTTCCCTCGCGCTGACCGCTTCCGCCAAGGTGGACGTGGGCCAGACCGCGCCTGACTTCACCCTCCCGGCCGCCGATGGCAAGGAATACAGCCTCGACCAATATAAGGGCAAGTGGGTCGTCCTCGAATGGACGAACTACGGTTGCCCGTTCGTCAAAAAGTTCTACGACCAGTCCGGCAAAATGCCCGAACTGCAAAAGGAGTGGACGGGCAAAGATGTCGTTTGGCTGTCGATCTGTTCTTCCGCCCCCGACAAGCAAGGCCACATGGATGTCGCTGACGCACAGGCCACCAACGACGAAAAGGGCTGGTCCGGCACGGCTTACCTCGTGGACGAAACCGGCAAAGTCGGCAAGGAATATGGTGCCACCAACACGCCGCAGATGTATGTGATCAACCCGGACGGTAAGATTGTCTACATGGGCGCGATCGACAGCAAGCGCTCCGCCAACCCGGACGACATCGCCAAGTCCGACAACTACGTGGACCTGGCCCTGACTGCCGCCATGGAGGGCAAGAACATCACCACGCCAAAGAGCAAGCCTTACGGTTGCGGCGTCAAATACTAG
- a CDS encoding abscisic acid-deficient protein Aba4 family protein, which translates to MPSWMIEFFAGETLTRLFWIITLAGAPFWALMIFLPGKPMTRHLCSPFLAPPLFAIGLLYLYYQLWTLGLPDAPTGLDYSDQAAVAAHPIVFLILWLHAQILNLFLGESLFVEARKRKMRIPVELLLCWLFGPVGLLVFGIRLLLIKITGK; encoded by the coding sequence ATGCCTAGCTGGATGATCGAATTCTTTGCCGGGGAGACGCTCACGCGGCTGTTCTGGATCATCACCTTGGCCGGCGCGCCGTTTTGGGCGTTAATGATTTTCTTGCCTGGCAAGCCGATGACGCGTCACCTGTGCTCGCCGTTTTTGGCCCCGCCGTTGTTCGCGATCGGGCTGCTGTATTTGTATTATCAACTGTGGACACTTGGCCTGCCCGATGCGCCGACGGGGCTGGACTACAGTGACCAGGCGGCCGTCGCCGCGCACCCGATCGTCTTTCTCATTCTCTGGCTGCACGCACAGATTCTAAACCTGTTTTTGGGCGAATCCTTGTTCGTCGAAGCGCGCAAGCGCAAGATGAGGATCCCGGTCGAGCTACTGCTCTGCTGGCTCTTTGGGCCGGTGGGTTTGCTCGTATTTGGGATAAGATTATTATTAATAAAAATCACCGGAAAATAG
- a CDS encoding SlyX family protein — MEPDEQQQAIIRLESQLAHLQRHVEQQDREIYRQGELLKRVVQQSEKLRERMEDMADAKDIPNERPPHY; from the coding sequence ATGGAACCCGACGAGCAGCAGCAAGCCATCATCCGACTGGAAAGCCAGTTGGCACACCTGCAACGGCATGTTGAACAGCAGGACCGCGAAATTTATCGACAGGGCGAGTTACTCAAGCGCGTTGTGCAACAGTCCGAGAAGCTCCGCGAGCGCATGGAAGACATGGCCGATGCCAAAGACATCCCCAACGAGCGCCCGCCGCACTATTAA
- a CDS encoding Tex family protein, with protein MNETHVISIAQEINVPVMQVAATAKLLDEGATVPFIARYRKEMTGQLDEVQITAIRDRLGEMKALDDRRASIVKSLEERNLMTDDLKAKIDAAESVARLEDVYQPYRPKRRTRAMIAQEKGLAPLADFLFENQGAAVDAEAAKFIVESEEEDKSVPDAEEALKGARDILAERFSDDTEMRVEMRKVYENDAILESKVMFGKEEEGAKYQDYFDFSESLKTVPSHRMLAIRRGANEGFLFFRIVVDEEQATGLMKRRFLTGNGEAGKQVELAIEDSFKRLLGPSMETDSRLSSKKRAEEQATKVFAENLRELLLASPLGQKRVMAVDPGFRTGCKVVCLDAQGALLHNTVIYPGMGGYKDEEAKNVVLATCHQFNIEAIAIGNGTASRETEAFINKCGLPKSITVVMVNESGASIYSASEVAREEFPDQDLTVRGAVSIGRRLMDPLAELVKLDPKSIGVGQYQHDVDQMKLKDSLDDVVISCVNAVGVEVNTASKQLLKYVSGLNTRLAESIVATRNANGPFRSRKELLKVSGMGPKSYEQCAGFLRIRDGEHPLDGSAVHPERYALVEKMAADAGCSVKDLVHSGEHRARIQLEKYVSDEVGLPTLKDIQSELAKPGRDPREKFEAFSFAEGVNNMDDLSPGLKLPGIVTNVAAFGAFVDVGVHQDGLVHISELSDDFVNDPAEVVKVHQRVQVTVLEVDIPRKRISLSMKTQRDGAQPHKHAGRGGDQRGQRNDRGHQRGGHNRGNFGGGQRGNDRGRQRNQSFGNSLGDLF; from the coding sequence ATGAACGAAACCCATGTGATCTCCATCGCCCAGGAAATAAACGTCCCCGTCATGCAAGTGGCGGCGACGGCCAAGCTGCTCGACGAAGGCGCCACCGTGCCCTTCATCGCCCGCTACCGTAAGGAAATGACGGGCCAGTTGGACGAAGTGCAGATCACCGCGATCCGCGACCGCTTGGGCGAGATGAAGGCCCTCGACGACCGCCGCGCATCGATCGTGAAGTCCCTCGAAGAGCGCAACCTGATGACCGACGACCTCAAGGCCAAGATCGACGCCGCCGAGTCCGTCGCCCGCCTCGAAGACGTTTACCAGCCCTACCGCCCCAAGCGCCGCACGCGCGCCATGATCGCGCAGGAGAAGGGCCTCGCCCCGCTGGCGGATTTCCTCTTCGAAAACCAGGGCGCCGCAGTCGACGCCGAGGCCGCGAAGTTCATCGTCGAGAGTGAGGAAGAAGACAAATCCGTGCCCGACGCCGAAGAGGCGCTCAAAGGCGCGCGCGACATTCTCGCCGAGCGCTTCAGCGACGACACCGAGATGCGCGTCGAGATGCGTAAGGTTTATGAGAACGACGCCATCCTCGAATCCAAGGTCATGTTTGGCAAAGAGGAGGAAGGCGCGAAATATCAGGACTATTTCGACTTCAGCGAATCGCTCAAAACCGTGCCCTCGCACCGCATGCTGGCCATCCGCCGCGGCGCGAACGAAGGCTTCCTGTTTTTCCGCATCGTCGTGGACGAAGAGCAGGCGACTGGCCTCATGAAACGCCGCTTCCTGACGGGCAATGGCGAGGCCGGCAAGCAAGTCGAGCTCGCCATTGAAGACTCCTTCAAGCGCCTGCTCGGACCGTCGATGGAGACCGACTCGCGCCTCTCCTCCAAAAAGCGCGCCGAGGAGCAAGCCACGAAGGTCTTTGCCGAAAACCTGCGCGAGCTGCTGCTGGCCTCCCCGCTCGGCCAAAAGCGCGTCATGGCGGTCGACCCCGGCTTCCGCACCGGCTGCAAAGTCGTCTGCCTCGACGCCCAGGGCGCGCTGCTGCACAACACCGTGATCTACCCGGGCATGGGCGGCTATAAGGACGAGGAGGCGAAGAACGTTGTCCTCGCGACCTGCCACCAGTTTAACATCGAAGCCATCGCGATTGGCAACGGCACCGCAAGCCGCGAGACCGAGGCGTTTATCAACAAGTGCGGCCTGCCCAAATCAATCACAGTCGTCATGGTCAACGAGAGCGGTGCGTCGATCTACTCGGCCTCCGAAGTCGCCCGTGAAGAGTTTCCCGACCAAGACCTCACCGTGCGCGGCGCGGTGTCGATTGGCCGCCGTTTGATGGACCCGCTGGCCGAGCTCGTGAAGCTAGACCCGAAGAGCATCGGCGTAGGGCAATACCAGCACGACGTCGACCAAATGAAGCTCAAGGACAGCCTCGACGACGTCGTCATCAGCTGCGTGAATGCCGTCGGCGTGGAAGTCAACACCGCCTCGAAGCAGCTGCTGAAATACGTTTCCGGCCTCAACACGCGCCTCGCCGAAAGCATCGTCGCCACGCGCAATGCCAACGGCCCCTTCCGCTCCCGTAAAGAGCTGCTCAAGGTTTCCGGCATGGGCCCGAAGAGCTACGAACAGTGCGCAGGCTTCCTCCGCATCCGCGATGGCGAGCACCCGCTCGACGGCTCCGCGGTCCACCCGGAACGCTACGCGCTCGTGGAAAAAATGGCCGCGGACGCCGGCTGCTCGGTCAAGGATTTGGTCCACAGCGGCGAGCACCGCGCGCGGATCCAATTGGAAAAATACGTGAGCGACGAAGTCGGCCTGCCGACGCTGAAGGACATCCAGTCCGAGCTTGCCAAGCCTGGTCGCGACCCGCGCGAAAAGTTTGAGGCGTTCAGCTTCGCCGAGGGCGTCAACAACATGGACGACCTTTCGCCCGGCCTCAAGCTGCCTGGGATCGTGACCAACGTCGCGGCCTTCGGCGCGTTTGTCGATGTGGGCGTGCACCAGGACGGCCTCGTCCACATCAGCGAGCTGAGCGACGACTTCGTCAACGACCCGGCAGAGGTGGTCAAAGTCCACCAACGCGTGCAGGTAACGGTGCTCGAAGTGGACATCCCCCGCAAGCGCATCTCGCTCTCCATGAAGACCCAACGCGACGGTGCCCAACCGCACAAACACGCCGGTCGTGGCGGCGATCAGCGCGGCCAGCGCAACGACCGTGGCCATCAGCGAGGCGGCCATAATCGCGGCAACTTCGGCGGCGGCCAGCGCGGCAATGATCGCGGACGTCAGCGCAACCAATCCTTCGGCAACTCGCTGGGTGATTTATTCTAG
- a CDS encoding FAD-binding oxidoreductase encodes MSTAEEDLARCSLDSARLRFRPDAVVRPQTDDALQQLLVLANELRVPITPRGAGSATTGAASPVKGGWVLDLSGWTKIRIDATAGMAHVEAGAVTKNINDAAERKGWFYPPDPSSLKHCTIGGNIATNAGGLRGAKYGVTRDYVYELEGFLPTGEPVRWGAPLKKFASGLNLRDLWIGSEGMLGVVTRATLKLIPKPAARWTCLAAFQNETQALRAVKKLLGLRVVPSILEFLDRQSVDCAQRRRGGPFFPKLPHCSLLLLELDGHPAAVRETKKVVQTLFTERALASRHTSDPEKAESLWEARRTCSQAMFQMGDTKLNEDIVVPVQSYEALIRYTLELKKQTGLATPTFGHVADGNFHVHLMYDHGDPDQCAQAERGLQLLMEKVVELGGAITGEHGIGLAKSPFMHLQHSKAEIAAMKRIKDALDPNGILNPGKMFEEFTMWRHERDYSWTFPWDHQRPGSVPLHR; translated from the coding sequence GTGAGCACCGCCGAGGAAGACCTTGCCCGCTGCTCGCTCGACAGCGCGCGCCTGCGGTTTCGGCCCGATGCGGTGGTCCGCCCCCAAACGGATGACGCGCTGCAGCAATTGCTCGTCCTGGCCAACGAGCTGCGTGTGCCGATCACCCCGCGTGGTGCGGGCTCGGCGACGACGGGCGCGGCCTCGCCGGTAAAGGGCGGCTGGGTGCTCGATCTTTCCGGATGGACGAAGATTCGCATCGACGCCACCGCGGGCATGGCGCACGTGGAGGCCGGTGCCGTGACCAAGAATATTAACGATGCCGCCGAGCGCAAAGGCTGGTTCTACCCGCCTGACCCGTCCTCGCTCAAACACTGCACGATTGGTGGAAATATCGCCACCAACGCCGGTGGCCTCCGTGGTGCCAAGTATGGCGTAACGCGTGACTACGTTTACGAGCTGGAGGGCTTCCTGCCGACCGGCGAACCCGTCCGCTGGGGCGCACCGCTGAAGAAATTTGCCTCTGGCTTGAATCTGCGCGACCTGTGGATCGGCTCTGAGGGCATGCTGGGTGTCGTCACCCGCGCCACCCTGAAGCTGATCCCCAAGCCTGCCGCGCGCTGGACCTGCCTCGCCGCTTTTCAAAATGAAACCCAGGCCCTGCGTGCGGTTAAAAAGCTGCTCGGCTTACGCGTCGTCCCGAGCATATTGGAGTTCCTCGACCGGCAAAGCGTGGACTGCGCGCAGCGTCGCCGTGGCGGCCCGTTTTTCCCCAAGCTGCCGCATTGCTCGCTGCTGTTGCTGGAGTTGGATGGCCACCCTGCCGCCGTTCGGGAAACGAAAAAAGTCGTCCAAACGCTCTTTACCGAGCGCGCCCTGGCCAGCCGCCACACCAGTGATCCGGAAAAGGCTGAATCTCTCTGGGAGGCGCGGCGCACCTGCTCGCAGGCGATGTTCCAGATGGGCGACACCAAGCTCAACGAAGACATCGTTGTGCCGGTGCAGTCCTACGAGGCGCTGATCCGCTATACCCTGGAGCTGAAGAAGCAGACCGGGCTCGCGACGCCGACCTTTGGCCACGTGGCCGATGGCAACTTCCACGTCCACCTGATGTATGACCACGGCGACCCCGACCAGTGCGCCCAGGCCGAGCGCGGCCTGCAACTGCTCATGGAGAAAGTGGTGGAGCTCGGCGGCGCGATCACCGGTGAGCATGGCATCGGCTTGGCGAAAAGCCCCTTCATGCACCTGCAACACAGCAAGGCGGAGATTGCCGCGATGAAGCGCATCAAGGACGCGCTCGACCCCAATGGCATTCTGAACCCGGGCAAGATGTTCGAAGAGTTCACCATGTGGCGACACGAGCGCGACTACTCCTGGACCTTCCCCTGGGATCACCAGCGTCCGGGCAGCGTCCCATTGCATCGATAG
- a CDS encoding putative 4-mercaptohistidine N1-methyltransferase, producing MSVYETEPLLAQYLLLHYGSPAEILPYAFGPQGALDFPRRCVEDLVARIDVPPGARALDVGCSVGRASFELARVCEEVIGVDFSKSFIDAAITLRDKAQLDYERPHEGDITLRTTAVAPDRVERDRVDFRQGDAMNLPADLGVFDVVMACNLICRLPDPMKFLDRAKQLVKPGGQLVITTPFSWLEEYTPKENWLGGLPDKSDSFLGLRSALSGDFKLELTQDMPMLIKEHARKYQWTVVQGTRWRRKS from the coding sequence ATGAGTGTCTACGAGACAGAACCCCTCCTCGCCCAATATTTGTTACTCCACTACGGCTCCCCGGCCGAGATTTTACCCTACGCCTTCGGCCCGCAAGGCGCGCTGGATTTCCCCCGACGCTGCGTGGAAGACCTCGTGGCCCGCATTGATGTGCCACCCGGTGCCCGCGCCCTCGACGTCGGCTGCTCGGTTGGCCGCGCCAGCTTCGAGCTCGCCCGCGTGTGCGAGGAAGTCATCGGCGTGGATTTCTCCAAGAGCTTCATCGATGCCGCCATAACTTTGCGGGACAAAGCGCAACTCGACTACGAACGCCCGCACGAGGGCGACATCACCCTGCGCACTACCGCCGTGGCCCCCGACCGCGTGGAGCGTGACCGTGTGGACTTCCGCCAGGGTGACGCCATGAACCTGCCCGCCGACCTGGGAGTGTTCGATGTCGTCATGGCGTGTAATTTGATCTGCCGCCTCCCCGACCCAATGAAATTCCTCGACCGCGCAAAGCAGCTCGTCAAGCCCGGCGGACAGTTGGTCATTACCACGCCTTTCAGCTGGCTCGAAGAATACACGCCCAAGGAAAACTGGCTCGGCGGTCTGCCCGACAAGTCGGATTCCTTCCTCGGCCTGCGCAGCGCCCTCAGCGGCGACTTCAAGCTAGAGCTGACCCAGGACATGCCCATGCTGATCAAGGAGCACGCCCGCAAATACCAGTGGACGGTGGTCCAAGGAACGCGCTGGCGGCGGAAGAGTTAA
- a CDS encoding glycosyltransferase: MALALHNSGRSIPDMPPQVSVLLPVRNAEDTLELAVRSIMAQSLYAWELLLVDDHSTDSTGAIARKLSQADPRIRCQMNPGRGIVDALNFAIQSSEGRYLVRMDADDIATFHRLETQIRFLEENPDIGIVGSCVTYIGDREKFLGYANYVDWINSLITPADIERYRFVESPFAHPSVAFRRSVVEEFGGYKNGDFPEDYELWLRWADAGVRMGKCPEFLLHWRDSETRLSRTDPRYDVDVFYQLKAYYLHRWLKRTFARRELYVWGAGRTTRKRLQHLRRLGVKVAAFIDIDPNKIGQEIEGISVRSPDELPEPGPAGVIIYVGSRGARELIEQGLQTRGYRLGVDYIPAA, translated from the coding sequence TTGGCGCTTGCGCTGCACAACTCCGGTCGTAGCATTCCGGATATGCCACCTCAAGTATCGGTCTTGCTGCCGGTGAGGAATGCCGAGGATACGCTCGAGCTCGCCGTGCGGTCGATTATGGCCCAGTCGCTTTACGCCTGGGAGTTGTTGTTGGTGGATGACCACTCGACCGACTCCACCGGTGCCATCGCGCGAAAACTATCGCAGGCCGATCCACGTATTCGCTGCCAGATGAACCCCGGGCGAGGCATTGTTGATGCGCTTAACTTTGCGATACAAAGTTCCGAAGGGCGTTACCTCGTTCGTATGGACGCCGATGACATTGCGACCTTTCACCGGCTCGAAACACAGATTCGTTTTCTGGAAGAAAACCCGGATATCGGTATTGTCGGCAGTTGTGTAACCTACATCGGTGACCGCGAGAAGTTCCTCGGCTATGCGAACTATGTGGACTGGATTAATAGCCTGATCACGCCTGCTGACATCGAGCGCTATCGTTTTGTGGAGTCACCCTTTGCGCACCCCAGCGTCGCGTTTCGCCGCAGTGTGGTGGAGGAGTTTGGCGGCTATAAAAACGGGGATTTCCCCGAGGACTATGAACTATGGCTGCGCTGGGCGGACGCCGGGGTCCGCATGGGCAAGTGTCCGGAGTTTCTCCTGCATTGGCGCGACTCGGAAACGCGTCTCTCGCGCACCGATCCGCGCTACGACGTGGATGTGTTTTACCAACTGAAGGCCTACTACTTGCACCGCTGGCTCAAGCGTACCTTTGCCCGCCGCGAGCTCTATGTTTGGGGTGCAGGCCGGACCACACGCAAGCGCTTGCAGCATCTGCGAAGACTCGGCGTAAAAGTCGCCGCCTTCATCGACATCGACCCGAATAAGATTGGCCAGGAGATCGAGGGCATCAGCGTCCGCTCACCCGACGAGCTTCCCGAGCCAGGCCCGGCCGGAGTTATTATCTACGTCGGCTCGCGCGGCGCGCGCGAACTCATCGAGCAGGGCTTGCAAACGCGCGGCTACCGCCTTGGCGTGGATTACATTCCGGCGGCGTAA
- a CDS encoding alginate lyase family protein, translated as MRKGLRSVFWGLVWSGLASCAAFADAPEEVEAIVEQVRLEAGQWQRPEVVDWSEAKLSPGEVFPNSIETLPLSPERLSGLLNAIDLNYPGLEKVRELFNAGNLPAAGFALVEYYRTRPWSENLADDVTGIGPNYEVAELALRDIHEQGGHHGRQPRTAEGQLDWEDRGPRDSPEWSWWVNRMGYLVPVTAMWEASGDRRYAQFANAVIADWVRANPYPGGRSFSAAWRPLEVARRIDRAWLYAFFRLSESTDFSPETRLLMLSSIPDHADALMNYPSLWGNHLLTEKVMLGLLAVAFPEFKDADAWLSNSVESVAGLIEKQVYPDGAYEELTNHYQLVALLSFQRYLEILEVSGKQESIDRVKPTIERMWDYFAYVMRPDGNGPMNNDSDLKNNRAELQRALRIFDRPDWEFLASNGQVGESPGRELTRYYPWAGHAIMRDGWTGDAQWAFFDIGPYGSDHHHNDRLHLSLSFGGKDFLVDSGRYDYTPGAMRDYFTGPMGHNTVMLDGQAPLPGPGKVGAPMEVIAKMDGVGGLFQAEVKFPASPTKGKGPKTHRRTVQYLQGVKWTVIDEVIAFGPTDVEVRWLFHPGRVVEKTEHGLITTDAEGANFRMELISDDQWEVELLRGQEEPFPAGWYSPVFNNRYPATQAIFKTKVASPTRFVWLIAPADADWDALLLPYQ; from the coding sequence ATGCGCAAAGGACTGCGCAGTGTTTTTTGGGGGCTCGTGTGGTCTGGGTTGGCGAGTTGCGCGGCGTTCGCAGATGCGCCGGAAGAGGTCGAGGCCATCGTTGAGCAGGTCCGCCTTGAGGCGGGTCAATGGCAACGCCCGGAGGTGGTTGATTGGAGCGAAGCCAAGCTGTCGCCCGGTGAAGTGTTCCCCAACTCCATTGAGACGCTGCCGCTCAGCCCGGAGCGTTTGTCTGGTCTGCTCAACGCCATAGACTTGAACTATCCGGGTTTGGAAAAAGTGCGTGAGCTTTTCAATGCGGGCAATCTGCCGGCGGCAGGGTTTGCCTTAGTTGAGTATTATCGTACGCGACCCTGGTCGGAGAACTTGGCCGATGACGTGACCGGCATTGGGCCAAACTACGAAGTTGCGGAGTTAGCCTTGCGCGACATCCATGAGCAAGGCGGGCATCATGGGCGGCAACCGCGCACTGCCGAGGGCCAACTGGACTGGGAGGACCGCGGCCCGCGCGACAGCCCGGAGTGGTCGTGGTGGGTGAATCGCATGGGCTATCTGGTACCCGTGACTGCGATGTGGGAGGCCTCAGGTGACCGGCGTTATGCGCAGTTTGCCAACGCGGTGATCGCGGACTGGGTGCGGGCGAATCCCTATCCCGGCGGGCGTTCGTTTTCCGCGGCGTGGCGCCCGTTGGAGGTCGCGCGCCGCATCGACCGCGCTTGGCTGTATGCATTTTTTCGACTGAGTGAGTCCACTGATTTCTCGCCGGAAACGCGGCTGCTCATGCTGTCGAGTATCCCCGATCATGCGGACGCGTTGATGAATTACCCTTCGCTTTGGGGCAACCACTTGCTCACCGAAAAGGTCATGCTCGGGCTGCTCGCGGTGGCGTTTCCGGAGTTTAAAGATGCGGACGCCTGGCTTAGTAATTCCGTGGAATCGGTGGCCGGGCTGATTGAAAAACAAGTTTATCCGGATGGCGCTTACGAAGAGCTGACGAATCATTACCAGCTAGTCGCGTTGCTGAGTTTTCAGCGGTATCTGGAGATACTTGAAGTATCCGGTAAGCAGGAATCAATCGACCGCGTGAAGCCCACGATTGAGCGCATGTGGGATTATTTTGCTTACGTGATGCGGCCCGATGGCAACGGGCCGATGAACAACGATTCAGACCTGAAAAATAATCGCGCTGAGCTGCAGCGGGCGCTGAGGATTTTTGATCGGCCGGACTGGGAATTTTTGGCGAGCAATGGGCAGGTGGGCGAAAGCCCGGGCCGTGAGTTGACCCGATACTACCCGTGGGCGGGCCACGCGATCATGCGCGACGGCTGGACGGGCGATGCGCAGTGGGCATTCTTCGATATTGGCCCTTATGGCAGCGATCACCACCACAATGATCGCCTGCACTTGTCGCTGTCGTTTGGCGGTAAGGACTTTCTTGTCGATAGTGGTCGTTACGACTATACGCCGGGCGCGATGCGGGATTACTTCACCGGCCCCATGGGGCACAATACCGTGATGCTTGATGGCCAGGCACCGCTGCCGGGGCCGGGCAAAGTGGGTGCGCCAATGGAGGTGATTGCCAAGATGGATGGAGTCGGCGGGCTGTTTCAGGCAGAGGTTAAATTCCCTGCAAGTCCAACGAAAGGTAAAGGCCCGAAAACACACCGCCGCACGGTGCAGTATTTGCAAGGCGTTAAGTGGACGGTGATTGATGAAGTGATCGCCTTTGGCCCGACCGATGTTGAAGTCCGCTGGCTGTTTCACCCGGGCCGAGTCGTCGAGAAGACAGAGCATGGGCTGATCACGACCGATGCGGAAGGCGCTAACTTCCGCATGGAGCTGATTAGTGACGACCAGTGGGAGGTGGAGCTATTGCGTGGGCAAGAAGAGCCGTTTCCCGCCGGTTGGTATAGCCCGGTGTTTAACAATCGCTACCCGGCTACGCAGGCTATTTTTAAAACGAAGGTTGCCAGCCCTACGCGATTCGTCTGGCTTATCGCGCCCGCAGACGCCGATTGGGACGCGCTGCTTTTACCATACCAATGA
- a CDS encoding carbohydrate kinase family protein, protein MSQSTILCFGEILWDCLPRGLFLGGAPLNVASHLALLGVDARMVSTVGRDFLGEEALRRAKERGVDLQYVLQDNELPTGTVLATLDDGGNASYEFPIPVAWDEIHVGQSVLSVAPQAAAIVYGTLALRLHTNRERLESLLGPKGPMRCLDVNLREPYDDIELALKLAAKSDLVKLNENELSRLTDYPEADTAEGVADQCAKLNVIAGSKRICVTRGAEGGVFWDNGEVHIAKSPPVEVKDTVGAGDAFMAALVYGLTSGQSVPDALNAACERGATVAGQDGAV, encoded by the coding sequence GTGTCTCAATCAACGATCCTCTGCTTTGGTGAAATCCTGTGGGACTGCCTGCCGCGCGGTCTTTTTCTCGGCGGTGCTCCGCTGAATGTGGCCAGCCATCTCGCACTGCTTGGCGTAGATGCGCGTATGGTTTCGACGGTGGGCCGTGATTTCTTGGGAGAGGAGGCCCTGCGCCGAGCGAAGGAGCGCGGCGTGGACCTGCAATACGTGCTGCAGGACAACGAACTGCCGACGGGAACGGTGCTCGCCACCCTCGACGACGGCGGTAACGCCAGCTATGAATTTCCCATTCCGGTGGCGTGGGATGAAATCCACGTCGGCCAGTCAGTGTTGTCTGTAGCCCCGCAAGCTGCCGCCATTGTATACGGCACGCTGGCCTTGCGACTGCACACCAACCGCGAGCGACTGGAGTCCCTGCTTGGGCCGAAGGGGCCAATGCGGTGCCTGGACGTCAACCTCCGAGAGCCATACGACGACATCGAGCTGGCGCTTAAGCTCGCGGCGAAATCCGACTTGGTGAAGCTGAATGAAAATGAGCTTTCCCGCCTGACCGACTACCCTGAGGCCGATACCGCTGAAGGTGTCGCCGACCAATGTGCAAAGCTCAACGTGATCGCCGGGTCGAAACGAATCTGTGTGACCCGGGGTGCCGAGGGCGGCGTTTTTTGGGACAATGGTGAGGTCCACATCGCCAAGTCACCGCCGGTCGAAGTGAAGGACACTGTGGGCGCGGGTGACGCCTTTATGGCGGCTTTAGTTTACGGCCTTACCTCGGGGCAATCCGTCCCCGATGCGCTGAATGCTGCCTGCGAGCGGGGCGCGACGGTTGCCGGGCAGGATGGTGCGGTATAG